One stretch of Cohnella algarum DNA includes these proteins:
- a CDS encoding DUF1405 domain-containing protein codes for MSWKWFLSRGCLLHPTTLTLLMIFYVPGTVYGYIWYGGQLQDTWETHPLWQLPFVPDSPTASLFFAIAVLWLWLRPKPTGGGFWGGVRAIVEALAVVTSIKYGIWATAVIFAGAALGDQLVWQDWMLVASHTAMAVCACAYARFFRFGGWALGAAAFWTFLNDTVDYGYGVYPYLPRQLDPAYLQEVALFTFLLTAFSVMAGGLFRYLDTIRGIPASADSNRF; via the coding sequence ATGAGCTGGAAATGGTTTTTGTCCCGGGGATGTTTGCTGCACCCGACGACGCTGACGCTGCTGATGATTTTTTACGTTCCCGGCACGGTTTACGGTTATATCTGGTACGGGGGACAGCTCCAGGACACGTGGGAAACGCATCCGTTGTGGCAGCTTCCGTTCGTGCCGGACAGCCCGACGGCGTCGCTGTTTTTCGCGATCGCCGTTTTGTGGCTTTGGCTGCGGCCGAAACCGACGGGCGGCGGATTTTGGGGCGGCGTTCGCGCCATCGTCGAAGCGCTGGCGGTCGTCACGTCGATCAAATACGGCATTTGGGCGACGGCCGTCATTTTCGCGGGAGCGGCGCTCGGCGACCAGCTCGTCTGGCAAGACTGGATGCTCGTCGCGTCCCATACCGCGATGGCCGTCTGCGCATGCGCGTACGCCCGGTTTTTCCGGTTCGGCGGATGGGCGCTCGGCGCGGCGGCGTTCTGGACGTTTTTGAACGACACCGTCGACTACGGGTACGGCGTTTACCCTTATTTGCCGAGGCAGCTCGATCCCGCTTATTTGCAGGAAGTCGCCCTGTTTACGTTCCTGTTGACCGCCTTCAGCGTCATGGCCGGCGGCCTGTTTCGCTATCTCGATACGATTCGCGGCATCCCGGCTTCGGCGGATTCGAACCGGTTCTAA
- a CDS encoding sporulation protein YpjB, translating into MVCADSLSTNRNRRRQRRNGRWSRFLHMCGLRLMPLLALAAVLLFSAAAGAKAAGDAPERSAGADASSTAQAADDQAVRAFRNAAEALYKAVGEGDRLAAARSLQEAELRLRKLPMTAIATAEGIQALADSVAKMKRAMAAVSQDAKRIQTSAAELRLAADALAEPRKPLWLQYRPVLREDVSVLERELGASPGRVTKEAQAAWNGLADHYRLIRTAVALQREPYVVERGDAVIRYADRLLRSETPDPKLLGELIPPLREAMEGLFPPEGERPATVPAVVPPPWGFSATLGSIIVAILTWAGWRRFRFDRSHPNYGSDRERKDAADRWFKSLLRLPGSLRRARHARR; encoded by the coding sequence ATGGTTTGCGCTGATTCGTTATCGACAAATCGGAACCGCCGCCGTCAAAGACGAAACGGCAGATGGTCCCGATTCCTTCATATGTGCGGGCTTCGGCTCATGCCGCTGCTGGCGCTGGCGGCCGTACTGCTCTTTTCGGCGGCCGCCGGCGCGAAAGCCGCAGGCGACGCTCCCGAACGGTCCGCCGGCGCGGACGCTTCTTCGACCGCTCAGGCCGCCGACGATCAGGCGGTGAGGGCGTTCCGAAACGCGGCCGAAGCGCTGTACAAAGCGGTAGGCGAAGGGGACAGGCTTGCCGCCGCCCGTTCGCTGCAGGAAGCGGAACTTCGGCTGCGAAAATTGCCGATGACGGCGATCGCCACGGCGGAGGGGATCCAGGCGCTCGCCGACAGCGTCGCCAAGATGAAGCGGGCGATGGCCGCCGTCTCGCAAGACGCCAAACGGATTCAGACATCTGCGGCGGAATTGCGGCTTGCGGCGGATGCCCTTGCCGAGCCGCGAAAGCCGCTGTGGCTTCAATATCGTCCGGTGCTGCGGGAAGACGTAAGCGTATTGGAACGAGAGCTTGGCGCAAGCCCGGGGCGCGTAACGAAGGAAGCGCAAGCGGCATGGAACGGCCTGGCGGATCATTACCGGCTCATTCGGACGGCGGTCGCGCTGCAAAGAGAGCCTTACGTCGTCGAGCGGGGGGATGCGGTCATTCGCTACGCGGACCGGCTGTTGCGGTCGGAGACGCCCGACCCGAAGCTGCTCGGGGAGCTGATCCCGCCTTTGCGGGAAGCGATGGAGGGATTGTTCCCGCCCGAAGGGGAGCGGCCCGCGACCGTCCCGGCGGTGGTGCCTCCTCCCTGGGGGTTCAGCGCGACGCTGGGCTCGATCATCGTGGCGATCTTGACCTGGGCCGGATGGAGGCGGTTCCGTTTCGACCGCTCGCATCCGAATTACGGTTCGGACCGGGAGCGCAAGGACGCGGCCGACCGTTGGTTCAAGTCGCTTCTTCGCCTTCCCGGAAGCCTTCGCCGAGCACGTCATGCACGTCGCTGA
- a CDS encoding menaquinol-cytochrome c reductase cytochrome b/c subunit, with amino-acid sequence MAHGHGSKSDEKVVYIGDSRIRKGKGFQTPPDYTAFPGKSEAFIPNFLLKEWMAGVVVLVGFLVLTIAHPAPLGYPADPMNGSFIPMPDWYFLFIYQLLKYHYASESYIVLGTIGIPGIAFGALLLAPFLDTGKERRFYRRPIASSLMIVSLVACVYLTWVSWDHYQHELEKNGVVPEHIEREERSRESIEQGKGRFIAGKENVVALVNPDDPAFSIMQEAQCIACHGAELEGGGAPSLRGIGDTMSKEELVDIITNGAGEGAMPAFGEGKGGPAELTNEQIDQIATWLSTQKAEAAE; translated from the coding sequence ATGGCACACGGACACGGATCCAAATCCGATGAAAAAGTCGTTTATATCGGCGATTCCCGCATTCGCAAGGGCAAGGGCTTTCAGACGCCTCCGGACTATACGGCTTTCCCCGGAAAGTCCGAAGCGTTCATCCCGAACTTCCTGCTCAAGGAATGGATGGCCGGCGTCGTCGTTCTGGTCGGCTTTCTCGTTCTGACGATCGCTCATCCGGCTCCGCTCGGTTACCCGGCGGATCCGATGAACGGATCGTTCATCCCGATGCCGGACTGGTACTTTCTGTTTATTTACCAGCTGCTCAAGTATCATTACGCATCCGAAAGCTACATCGTGCTCGGCACGATCGGGATTCCGGGGATCGCGTTCGGAGCTCTGCTCCTCGCGCCGTTTCTCGATACCGGCAAGGAGCGCCGCTTCTACCGCCGTCCGATCGCTTCCTCGCTGATGATCGTTTCGCTGGTCGCCTGCGTATACCTGACCTGGGTATCCTGGGATCACTACCAGCATGAACTCGAGAAAAACGGCGTCGTCCCCGAGCATATCGAACGCGAGGAGAGATCGCGCGAATCGATCGAACAGGGCAAGGGGCGATTTATCGCCGGCAAGGAGAACGTCGTGGCGCTCGTCAACCCCGACGATCCCGCGTTCAGCATCATGCAGGAAGCGCAATGCATCGCCTGCCACGGCGCGGAGCTCGAAGGCGGAGGCGCGCCGTCGCTTCGCGGCATCGGCGACACGATGTCGAAGGAAGAGCTCGTCGACATCATCACGAACGGCGCGGGCGAAGGCGCGATGCCGGCGTTCGGAGAGGGTAAAGGCGGACCTGCCGAACTGACGAACGAGCAAATCGACCAAATCGCCACCTGGCTTTCGACGCAGAAGGCCGAAGCGGCGGAATAA
- a CDS encoding DUF2487 family protein, whose protein sequence is MKFSEFDSLTWPGLQMYFDTCLLPVTGLTGRETPAEMTDKAAAVGDWLSPLETAFKGRAVTLPAYHYFDAEASADGELLERRCDALKAAGFRFVVVVSGTAGLLKALPASADLLVQPARPEERPDAEAICRPVAALWKDA, encoded by the coding sequence ATGAAATTCAGTGAATTCGATTCGCTTACCTGGCCGGGGCTGCAAATGTACTTCGATACATGCCTGCTCCCGGTAACCGGCCTTACCGGAAGGGAGACGCCGGCGGAAATGACGGACAAGGCGGCGGCCGTCGGGGACTGGCTGTCCCCGCTCGAAACGGCGTTCAAAGGCCGGGCCGTCACGCTGCCCGCGTATCATTATTTCGACGCGGAAGCGTCGGCCGACGGGGAGCTTCTGGAGCGGCGCTGCGATGCGCTTAAGGCCGCCGGCTTCCGCTTCGTCGTGGTCGTTTCCGGAACGGCGGGCTTGCTGAAGGCATTGCCGGCCTCGGCCGATTTGCTCGTTCAGCCCGCCCGTCCGGAAGAGAGGCCCGATGCGGAAGCGATCTGCAGGCCGGTCGCAGCCCTGTGGAAAGACGCATAA
- a CDS encoding ubiquinol-cytochrome c reductase iron-sulfur subunit, producing MEHNEQHEAAHKPIKRQEMTRRQFLSYTLGGATAFMAGGAILPMLRFAVDPLLQKKTETGFVKVVEEAKVTQDPQKISFKIHQVDGWYESDPQLEAYIAKGNDNKIFALSPVCKHLGCTISWGTEKPDEYHCPCHGARYTKDGKNLAVAPKALDEYEVKIENGWVYLGPLVSNTRT from the coding sequence ATGGAACATAACGAGCAGCACGAGGCCGCGCATAAGCCGATCAAACGCCAGGAAATGACAAGACGTCAATTTCTGTCCTATACGCTGGGCGGCGCGACCGCATTTATGGCCGGCGGCGCCATCCTTCCGATGCTTCGTTTCGCCGTCGATCCGCTTCTCCAGAAGAAAACGGAAACCGGCTTCGTGAAGGTCGTCGAAGAAGCCAAGGTGACGCAGGATCCGCAAAAGATTTCGTTCAAGATCCATCAGGTGGACGGATGGTACGAGAGCGATCCGCAGTTGGAAGCGTACATCGCGAAAGGCAACGACAACAAGATCTTTGCGCTGTCGCCGGTGTGCAAGCACTTGGGGTGCACGATCAGCTGGGGCACGGAGAAGCCGGACGAATATCACTGTCCTTGTCACGGGGCACGGTATACGAAAGACGGCAAAAATCTGGCGGTAGCGCCCAAGGCGCTCGACGAGTACGAGGTCAAGATCGAAAACGGGTGGGTGTACCTCGGACCGCTAGTATCGAATACGCGCACGTAG
- the qcrB gene encoding menaquinol-cytochrome c reductase cytochrome b subunit, with amino-acid sequence MFKSMYNWIDERLDVTPLWRDIADHEVPEHVNPAHHFSAFVYCFGGLTFFITVIQILSGMFLTMYYVPDIINAYYSVDYLQHQVAFGAIVRGMHHWGASLVIVMMFLHTLRVFFTGSYKAPREMNWVVGMLIFFVMLGLGFTGYLLPWDNKAYFATKVGMEIAGSVPWIGGYIKELLAGGTIVGAQTLTRFFAIHVFFLPGLLLTLLAAHFFMIRKQGISGPL; translated from the coding sequence ATGTTTAAAAGCATGTATAACTGGATTGACGAGCGTCTCGACGTTACGCCGTTGTGGCGCGATATCGCGGACCACGAGGTGCCGGAGCACGTCAACCCGGCGCATCACTTCTCCGCATTCGTCTATTGCTTCGGCGGATTGACGTTCTTCATTACCGTCATCCAAATCCTTTCGGGGATGTTTCTGACCATGTATTATGTGCCGGACATTATCAACGCTTACTACAGCGTCGATTACCTCCAGCATCAGGTAGCCTTCGGCGCGATCGTCCGGGGCATGCACCACTGGGGAGCGAGTCTGGTTATCGTTATGATGTTCCTACATACCCTTCGCGTATTTTTCACCGGTTCTTACAAAGCGCCGCGCGAAATGAACTGGGTCGTCGGAATGCTCATTTTCTTCGTCATGCTGGGCCTTGGCTTCACGGGCTATTTGCTGCCGTGGGACAACAAGGCGTACTTCGCGACCAAGGTCGGCATGGAAATCGCCGGTTCGGTTCCTTGGATCGGCGGGTACATCAAGGAGTTGCTGGCTGGGGGCACGATCGTCGGCGCGCAAACGCTCACGCGTTTCTTCGCGATCCACGTCTTCTTCCTGCCGGGCCTGCTGCTTACGCTGCTAGCTGCGCACTTCTTCATGATTCGAAAACAGGGCATCTCCGGGCCGCTGTAA
- a CDS encoding YitT family protein, producing MNNKRLEDSVRSWLVLIAGTAIYAFGLEYFILPNRLMEGGVTGIAVLLHYAAGWPTGLSTLLINLPLFLIGWRQLGKSAMVFTVGGTVLLSLFLWIWERVIALGWIRPFATEYDFFLVALYAGVTLGAGLGLVFRSGGTTGGVDIIARIVQRWRGFSIGQIILAMDIVIIGASLFFIPKERVLYTLVSVFIASKVIDFIQEGAYSAKAFTVLCKSPEQLAKTIARELDRGVTLMPAVGGYSGEPKTMLYCVVSRFEIRKLKSLVRQHDRQAFIVISDVHDVLGEGFREGEEAT from the coding sequence GTGAACAACAAACGCTTGGAAGATTCGGTCCGATCCTGGCTCGTTCTGATTGCGGGAACGGCCATTTACGCCTTCGGGCTGGAGTACTTCATTTTGCCCAACCGGCTGATGGAAGGCGGCGTGACGGGAATCGCGGTGCTGCTGCACTATGCGGCAGGTTGGCCGACCGGGCTGTCCACCCTGCTCATCAACCTGCCGCTGTTCCTCATCGGCTGGCGTCAGCTCGGCAAAAGCGCGATGGTCTTCACGGTCGGCGGCACCGTGCTCCTGTCCTTGTTTTTATGGATATGGGAGCGCGTCATCGCGCTCGGGTGGATTCGGCCGTTCGCGACGGAGTACGACTTTTTTCTCGTCGCGCTGTATGCCGGGGTTACGCTCGGAGCCGGGCTCGGCCTCGTCTTCCGGTCGGGGGGCACGACCGGCGGGGTCGATATCATCGCCCGGATCGTGCAGCGGTGGCGGGGATTCAGCATCGGGCAAATCATTTTGGCGATGGATATCGTCATCATCGGCGCCTCGTTGTTTTTCATTCCGAAGGAGCGGGTTCTCTATACGCTCGTCAGCGTTTTTATCGCCTCCAAGGTGATCGACTTTATCCAGGAAGGGGCGTATTCGGCCAAGGCGTTCACCGTGCTGTGCAAATCGCCGGAGCAGCTCGCCAAGACGATCGCCAGGGAACTGGACCGGGGCGTCACGCTCATGCCCGCCGTCGGCGGCTATTCGGGCGAGCCGAAAACGATGCTGTACTGCGTCGTCAGCCGCTTCGAAATCCGCAAATTAAAAAGCCTCGTCCGCCAGCATGACAGACAGGCTTTTATCGTGATCAGCGACGTGCATGACGTGCTCGGCGAAGGCTTCCGGGAAGGCGAAGAAGCGACTTGA
- a CDS encoding tetratricopeptide repeat protein, which translates to MNGESCVGQAYEAILRGDFEAAAAWFLRAVELEPDNASYHYKASVTLSRSGKLDVAIRHAKRAAELDPEATVYLYYVQTLEARQLTSEAKALLERQPPATELAIGLLNDATRLDPLDAESFLLLGIAYRLQGDLERSLQALQETLQLHPQHEEAKKWLDLVKAERRRNLKLTYFRNHRKRDR; encoded by the coding sequence ATGAATGGGGAAAGTTGCGTCGGGCAGGCGTACGAGGCGATACTTCGCGGAGACTTCGAAGCCGCCGCAGCCTGGTTTCTTCGCGCGGTTGAACTGGAGCCGGACAATGCATCCTATCATTATAAAGCTTCGGTCACGCTGTCGAGAAGCGGAAAGCTCGATGTCGCCATCCGCCATGCGAAGCGGGCGGCGGAGTTGGACCCTGAAGCGACGGTTTATCTTTATTATGTGCAAACGCTGGAAGCAAGACAACTGACGAGCGAGGCCAAAGCGCTGCTCGAGCGGCAGCCTCCGGCGACGGAGCTTGCGATCGGGCTGCTGAACGACGCAACGAGGCTCGATCCTTTGGATGCGGAATCGTTTCTTCTGCTCGGCATCGCCTACCGTTTGCAAGGCGATTTGGAACGTTCGCTCCAAGCGCTGCAAGAAACGCTCCAGCTTCACCCGCAGCACGAAGAGGCGAAAAAATGGCTTGACCTCGTCAAGGCGGAACGCCGCCGCAATTTGAAGCTAACGTACTTTCGCAATCATAGGAAAAGGGACAGGTGA
- a CDS encoding nucleotide pyrophosphohydrolase, whose product MGESRIAGKPLAQKTLADIQREVDAYISQFKEGYFSPLALLARLTEEAGELAREVNHLYGEKPKKPDEAENSIEMELADVLFIVLCFANSLGIDLTEAHDKVMHKFNTRDADRWTKKDTDAP is encoded by the coding sequence ATGGGAGAATCGCGCATCGCCGGCAAGCCGCTGGCCCAAAAGACCCTCGCCGATATCCAGCGCGAAGTGGACGCCTATATTTCGCAGTTTAAAGAAGGCTATTTTTCCCCGCTCGCCTTGCTCGCCCGTTTGACGGAGGAGGCCGGAGAGCTTGCGCGGGAAGTGAACCATCTTTACGGAGAAAAGCCCAAAAAACCGGACGAGGCGGAAAATTCCATCGAGATGGAGCTCGCCGACGTCCTGTTCATCGTGCTCTGCTTCGCCAATTCGCTCGGCATCGACCTGACGGAAGCGCACGACAAGGTCATGCATAAATTCAATACCCGCGATGCCGACCGCTGGACAAAGAAGGACACCGACGCTCCGTAA
- the dapB gene encoding 4-hydroxy-tetrahydrodipicolinate reductase, whose translation MSQRIKVAVAGSAGRMGREVVKMVLEDQELQLVAAISRSSAGVDAGALVGKPDTGVFVTDRLDEALEAAKPDVLVDFTNPKSAVPHTEACIRHGVRPVVGTTGFTPEQIEQLDKLCAEKGIGGLIAPNFSIGAILMMKFSAMAAKYMPHVEIIEYHGDQKLDAPSGTSIKTAEWIAQTRQELRQGNPNEEETIEGARGGYYNGFRIHSVRLPGVFAQQEVIFGGHGQTLKIRHDSYERSGYMPGVNAAIKKVMTVTGLVYGFEHFLD comes from the coding sequence ATGTCGCAACGGATTAAAGTAGCGGTAGCAGGAAGCGCCGGCCGGATGGGCCGGGAAGTCGTCAAAATGGTGCTTGAAGATCAGGAACTGCAGCTGGTGGCGGCGATAAGCAGGTCTTCCGCGGGGGTTGACGCCGGTGCGCTGGTCGGCAAGCCCGACACCGGCGTCTTCGTGACGGACCGGCTGGACGAAGCGCTGGAGGCGGCCAAGCCCGACGTTCTGGTCGACTTTACGAACCCGAAATCGGCGGTTCCCCATACCGAGGCTTGCATCAGGCACGGCGTTCGTCCCGTCGTGGGGACGACCGGGTTCACGCCCGAGCAAATCGAACAGTTGGACAAGCTGTGCGCGGAGAAGGGCATTGGCGGACTGATCGCGCCCAATTTCTCCATCGGAGCGATTCTCATGATGAAATTTTCCGCGATGGCGGCCAAATATATGCCTCACGTGGAAATTATCGAATACCATGGCGATCAGAAGCTGGACGCGCCTTCCGGCACTTCGATCAAGACGGCGGAATGGATCGCGCAGACGAGGCAGGAGCTTCGCCAGGGCAATCCGAACGAGGAGGAAACGATCGAAGGCGCAAGAGGCGGTTATTACAACGGGTTTCGAATACATAGCGTCCGTCTTCCGGGCGTATTCGCCCAGCAGGAGGTCATCTTCGGCGGCCACGGCCAAACGCTGAAAATCCGCCATGACTCGTACGAGCGGTCCGGGTACATGCCCGGCGTCAACGCCGCGATCAAAAAAGTGATGACCGTAACCGGACTCGTGTACGGCTTCGAGCATTTTCTCGACTAA